One segment of Pseudobythopirellula maris DNA contains the following:
- a CDS encoding DUF1553 domain-containing protein, with protein sequence MIRLYRRFAVVSLPVFLAALLAAGAALAEGPAAADHAAADPVTQPGDLAARARALLSDRCFTCHGPDSASREADLRLDLEGFYSQPSMMDEDRPIVTPGDPVASELVVRVLSDDEYEVMPPADSNLSLTADEKQLLRDWVAAGAPWAEHWAFVTPKASEAAGKETTIDHHVDAQLREEGLEPAPPADAVRLVRRVTMDLTGLPPTIAEVDAFAADTSPGAYERLVDRLLASPRFGERMALDWLDAARYADTYGYQNDRFSRVWPWRDWVVRAINANLPYDEFLTQQLAGDLLPEPTRDQLLATTFNRLHRQTNEGGSSTDEFRTENAADRANTFGSAMLGLTVECARCHDHKYDPISHKDYFRFFAYFNNLDELGLYSHYTDAVPTPTMWLDTPEQRAELEDLEAKIAAAERRLAEAKAEGDRDYLAFKFGSPTPVDDPLASAVAHYGFEESDPFQESDESEGDRGKLDGQPQTTEGVVGRALLLDGEDGFVTDSTHAFNRSQPFTLALWVRPTEEGQTAVVVHRSIAWLDAAGRGYQLTLDEGRPAAALVHFWPGDAMAVRASQSLPLGEWSHVAMTYDGSSRAAGLRLYVNGEPAETETLADKLTRSIRYLPGDLMKDKDIKLLVGHRFRDSGFRGGAVDELAVFDRELTAVELSRLTRPAGEWLGVDEAEQRRYFDRNLSEPYRQAAAELQTLRRQRDELVDSIEQIMVMREMPEPRQSYLLERGVYDAPADPVEPSTPAAIGPELSDPRPDRLGLARWVTDPRNPLTARVAVNRFWQTVFGRGLVDTPNDFGSQGSPPTHPQLLDDLAHGFVASGWDVKALVKKMVLSEAYRRSSVATAEQREADPENRLLARGPSYRYSAEAIRDTALAASGQLVERLGGPPVRPFQPPGLWKEKGAAKYERQPGEGSHRRSLYTVWKRTSPPPAMMTLDASEREVCVMRRQTTATPLQSLVMLNDPQFVEAACALADLALRDESRDTAEQIEWVFRRVVSRRPTTAEAGILVALYDEQLGAFDRDPATAERLLTVGDFAAASGAEPPRLAAMAMVAQAVMNHHAAVTKQ encoded by the coding sequence TTGATCCGACTCTATCGCCGGTTTGCGGTCGTCTCGCTGCCCGTCTTCCTAGCCGCATTGCTGGCAGCCGGAGCGGCGCTGGCCGAGGGGCCCGCCGCTGCCGACCACGCCGCTGCCGACCCCGTCACTCAGCCGGGCGACCTGGCGGCCCGCGCTCGGGCTCTGCTCTCCGATCGCTGTTTCACCTGCCACGGACCCGACAGCGCCAGCCGCGAGGCCGATCTGCGGCTCGACCTGGAGGGGTTCTATTCGCAGCCGTCGATGATGGACGAGGACCGCCCGATCGTCACGCCCGGCGATCCGGTCGCCAGCGAGCTCGTGGTGCGGGTGCTGAGCGACGACGAGTACGAGGTCATGCCGCCGGCCGATTCGAACCTCTCGCTCACGGCCGATGAGAAGCAGCTGCTGCGCGATTGGGTCGCGGCCGGGGCGCCGTGGGCCGAGCACTGGGCTTTCGTAACGCCCAAGGCGAGTGAAGCGGCTGGCAAAGAAACGACGATCGATCATCACGTCGACGCCCAACTCCGCGAGGAGGGCCTCGAGCCTGCGCCGCCGGCCGACGCCGTCAGGCTCGTCCGCCGCGTGACGATGGACCTGACGGGCCTGCCGCCGACGATTGCCGAGGTCGACGCCTTCGCGGCCGATACTTCGCCGGGGGCGTACGAACGGCTCGTCGATCGGCTGCTGGCCTCGCCGCGGTTCGGCGAGCGGATGGCCCTCGACTGGCTCGACGCCGCCCGCTACGCCGACACTTACGGCTACCAGAACGACCGCTTCAGCCGCGTCTGGCCGTGGCGCGACTGGGTCGTCCGTGCGATCAACGCGAACCTGCCCTACGACGAGTTCCTCACCCAGCAGCTGGCGGGCGACCTGCTGCCGGAGCCGACGCGCGACCAACTGCTCGCCACCACGTTCAACCGGCTGCACCGGCAGACGAACGAAGGGGGGAGTTCGACCGACGAGTTCCGCACCGAGAACGCCGCCGACCGGGCGAACACGTTCGGCTCGGCCATGCTCGGGCTCACGGTCGAGTGCGCCCGCTGCCACGACCACAAGTACGACCCGATCTCGCACAAGGACTACTTCCGGTTCTTCGCGTACTTCAACAACCTCGACGAGCTGGGGCTCTACTCGCACTACACCGACGCCGTGCCGACCCCCACGATGTGGCTCGACACCCCCGAGCAACGAGCGGAGCTCGAGGATCTAGAAGCGAAGATCGCCGCCGCCGAGCGGCGCTTGGCAGAGGCCAAGGCCGAGGGCGACAGGGACTACTTGGCCTTTAAGTTCGGCTCGCCAACCCCCGTCGATGACCCGCTCGCCTCCGCGGTCGCCCACTACGGTTTCGAGGAGAGCGACCCCTTCCAGGAGAGCGACGAGTCGGAAGGGGACCGGGGCAAGCTCGACGGACAGCCGCAGACGACCGAGGGCGTCGTCGGCAGAGCGCTCCTGCTCGACGGCGAGGACGGCTTCGTTACTGACTCGACGCACGCCTTCAACCGCAGCCAGCCGTTCACCCTTGCCCTGTGGGTCCGCCCGACGGAAGAGGGCCAAACGGCGGTGGTCGTTCACCGGTCGATAGCGTGGCTCGACGCCGCGGGTCGCGGCTATCAGCTCACGCTCGACGAAGGCCGCCCGGCCGCGGCGTTGGTCCATTTCTGGCCCGGCGACGCGATGGCGGTCCGCGCAAGCCAATCGCTGCCGCTCGGCGAGTGGTCGCACGTGGCGATGACCTACGACGGCTCGAGCCGCGCGGCGGGGCTGCGTCTTTACGTGAACGGCGAACCCGCGGAGACGGAGACGCTCGCCGACAAGCTCACCAGATCGATCCGCTACCTGCCGGGCGACCTGATGAAGGACAAGGACATCAAGCTGCTCGTGGGCCACCGCTTCCGCGACAGCGGTTTCCGCGGCGGCGCCGTCGACGAGCTGGCGGTCTTCGACCGTGAGCTGACGGCCGTCGAACTCTCGCGCTTGACCCGCCCTGCGGGCGAGTGGCTCGGCGTCGACGAGGCCGAGCAGCGCCGCTACTTCGACCGCAACCTCTCGGAGCCGTACCGCCAAGCCGCCGCCGAGCTGCAGACGCTCCGCCGGCAGCGCGACGAGTTGGTCGACTCGATCGAGCAGATCATGGTGATGCGCGAGATGCCCGAGCCGCGGCAGTCGTACCTCCTCGAACGCGGCGTCTACGACGCCCCGGCCGACCCGGTCGAGCCGAGCACCCCCGCGGCGATCGGCCCCGAGCTGTCGGACCCCCGACCCGACCGGTTGGGCCTCGCCCGCTGGGTCACCGACCCGCGCAACCCGCTCACCGCGCGGGTGGCGGTCAACCGGTTTTGGCAAACGGTCTTCGGCCGCGGCTTGGTCGACACGCCCAACGACTTCGGCAGCCAGGGCTCGCCGCCCACGCACCCGCAACTGCTCGACGACTTGGCCCACGGCTTCGTCGCCAGCGGCTGGGACGTGAAGGCGCTTGTGAAGAAAATGGTGCTGTCCGAGGCTTACCGCCGCAGTTCGGTCGCCACCGCCGAGCAGCGCGAGGCCGACCCGGAGAACCGCCTGCTGGCCCGCGGTCCGTCTTACAGGTACTCGGCCGAAGCGATCCGCGACACGGCCCTGGCCGCCAGCGGCCAGCTGGTCGAGCGGCTCGGCGGGCCGCCGGTCCGGCCGTTCCAGCCGCCCGGCTTGTGGAAAGAGAAGGGCGCCGCCAAGTACGAGCGCCAGCCGGGCGAAGGGAGCCACCGCCGCAGCCTGTACACCGTTTGGAAACGCACCTCGCCGCCGCCGGCGATGATGACGCTCGACGCGTCGGAGCGCGAGGTCTGCGTCATGCGGCGCCAAACGACCGCCACGCCGTTGCAATCGCTCGTGATGCTCAACGACCCGCAGTTCGTCGAGGCGGCCTGTGCGCTGGCCGACTTGGCTCTGCGTGACGAGAGCCGCGACACGGCCGAGCAGATCGAGTGGGTCTTCCGCCGCGTGGTGAGCCGCCGCCCCACGACCGCCGAGGCTGGCATCCTGGTGGCCCTCTACGACGAACAGCTCGGGGCGTTCGACCGCGACCCCGCCACAGCCGAGAGACTCCTGACGGTCGGCGACTTTGCCGCGGCCTCGGGCGCCGAGCCGCCACGCCTGGCGGCCATGGCGATGGTCGCCCAGGCGGTGATGAACCACCACGCGGCGGTGACCAAACAATAA
- a CDS encoding DUF1501 domain-containing protein, translating to MNCSCHGPDEPTGRANCAINRRQFLARSGHTLGAAALASLLPHEAFGSAASQGAAPGAGAALSALHHAPKAKRVIYLFMSGGPSQMDLFDYKPKLRQMNGQELPSSVRGEQRLTGMSSNQSSLPVAGAQFDFAQHGKHGAWVSELMPHTARVVDDLCIIRSMQTEAINHDPAITFFQTGSQNAGRPSMGAWASYGLGSTNDNLPTFCVLVSKGGSGQPIYSRLWGSGFLPSTHQGVPFRAGADPVLYLGNPQGVSESARRGLLDRLAELHRIEHEKTMDPAVLARIEQYEMAFRMQTSVPEVADLASEPQSVMDLYGPDAKDPGSFTANCLMARRLAERGVRFVQLFHRGWDQHDNLPRDLRKRAEETDRASAALVTDLKQRGLLDDTLVVWGGEFGRTAYSQGPLTADNYGRDHHPRCFTMWMAGGGVKPGVVYGETDDFSYNIVKDPVHVHDLHATMLHLLGVDHERLVYKHQGRRFRLTDVHGRVVDDLLA from the coding sequence ATGAACTGTTCCTGCCACGGACCCGACGAGCCGACCGGCCGCGCCAACTGCGCGATCAACCGGCGGCAGTTTCTCGCCCGCAGCGGCCACACGCTCGGCGCCGCCGCGCTCGCCAGCCTGCTGCCGCACGAGGCGTTCGGTTCGGCTGCGTCACAAGGCGCCGCGCCCGGCGCCGGCGCTGCGCTGAGCGCCCTGCATCACGCCCCCAAGGCCAAGCGGGTCATCTACCTGTTCATGAGCGGCGGGCCGTCGCAGATGGACCTGTTCGATTACAAGCCGAAGCTCCGCCAGATGAACGGCCAGGAGCTCCCCTCGTCGGTCCGTGGCGAGCAGCGGCTCACCGGCATGTCCTCCAACCAGTCGTCGCTGCCGGTGGCCGGCGCGCAGTTCGACTTCGCCCAACACGGCAAGCATGGCGCCTGGGTCAGCGAGCTGATGCCGCACACCGCCCGGGTGGTCGACGACCTCTGCATCATCCGCTCGATGCAGACCGAGGCGATCAACCACGACCCGGCGATCACGTTCTTCCAGACCGGCTCGCAGAACGCCGGCCGGCCGTCGATGGGCGCCTGGGCGAGTTACGGCCTGGGGTCAACGAACGACAACCTGCCCACGTTCTGTGTGCTCGTGAGCAAGGGGGGATCGGGCCAGCCGATCTACTCGCGTCTGTGGGGCAGCGGCTTCTTGCCCTCCACGCACCAAGGCGTGCCGTTCCGCGCCGGCGCCGACCCGGTCCTCTACCTCGGCAATCCCCAAGGCGTGAGCGAATCGGCGCGACGCGGGCTCCTCGACCGGCTGGCCGAGCTGCACCGCATCGAGCACGAGAAGACGATGGACCCGGCGGTGCTCGCGCGCATCGAGCAGTACGAGATGGCCTTCCGCATGCAGACCTCGGTGCCCGAGGTGGCCGACCTGGCGAGCGAGCCGCAGAGCGTGATGGACCTCTACGGCCCCGACGCCAAGGACCCCGGCTCGTTCACCGCCAACTGCCTGATGGCCCGCCGCCTGGCGGAGCGCGGCGTGCGCTTCGTGCAACTCTTCCACCGCGGCTGGGACCAACACGACAACCTGCCACGCGACCTCCGCAAGCGGGCCGAAGAGACCGACCGCGCGAGCGCCGCGCTGGTGACCGACCTGAAGCAACGCGGCCTCTTGGACGACACGCTGGTGGTGTGGGGCGGCGAGTTCGGCCGCACCGCTTACAGCCAAGGACCGCTCACCGCCGACAACTACGGCCGCGACCACCACCCGAGGTGCTTCACGATGTGGATGGCCGGCGGCGGGGTGAAGCCGGGCGTCGTCTACGGCGAGACCGACGACTTCAGCTACAACATCGTCAAAGACCCGGTCCACGTGCACGACCTGCACGCCACGATGCTGCACCTGCTGGGCGTCGACCACGAGCGCTTGGTCTACAAGCACCAGGGCCGCCGGTTCCGGCTGACCGATGTGCACGGGCGCGTGGTGGATGATCTGCTGGCTTAG
- a CDS encoding DUF3826 domain-containing protein codes for MPQTTASSAHSKTALPRGASFAAGMSLAMATLVLIGLGSVSHAASETDISEEEAAYRRAIADRASRIVSALRLDEADVEQRVTTLVADQYRALRDEHDSRDSSLEEADGEEKRVVRLESDRRVMELHRRFVARLSTELDADGVVGVKNGMTYGVVPITLAAYHRLLPDLSEEQRRTLRAHLTEAREYAMDAGSSKEKHGWFGKYKGRINNYLSAEGYDLKQAERDLAARSSQE; via the coding sequence ATGCCCCAAACGACCGCCTCTTCTGCGCATTCAAAGACAGCCCTCCCCCGCGGCGCCTCCTTCGCCGCGGGCATGTCGCTCGCTATGGCCACGCTCGTGCTGATCGGGCTCGGCTCGGTTTCGCACGCCGCTAGTGAAACGGACATCAGCGAAGAAGAGGCCGCCTACCGTCGTGCGATCGCGGACCGCGCTTCGCGGATCGTCTCGGCGCTTCGGCTTGACGAAGCGGACGTCGAACAACGGGTAACGACGCTCGTCGCCGATCAGTACCGCGCGTTGCGAGACGAGCACGACAGCCGTGACTCGTCGCTTGAGGAAGCCGACGGGGAAGAGAAGCGGGTCGTGCGTCTCGAGTCGGACCGCCGCGTCATGGAACTCCACCGCCGCTTCGTCGCCAGGCTCTCCACAGAGCTCGACGCCGACGGTGTTGTGGGCGTCAAGAACGGGATGACCTACGGCGTCGTGCCGATCACGCTGGCGGCTTACCATCGCCTGCTGCCCGACCTGAGCGAAGAGCAACGCCGCACCCTGCGGGCGCACCTGACCGAGGCCCGCGAATACGCCATGGACGCCGGCTCGTCAAAGGAGAAGCACGGCTGGTTCGGCAAGTACAAAGGCCGCATCAACAACTACCTCTCGGCCGAAGGCTACGACCTGAAGCAAGCCGAGCGTGATCTCGCGGCGCGCAGCTCGCAAGAGTGA
- a CDS encoding DUF542 domain-containing protein produces the protein MVCDLDTSAPDWLIDHPATARVFAELGIDTSCGGKSVRYLCEQSGLDPAAVLRRLDAAAAQADQGGA, from the coding sequence ATGGTTTGCGATCTCGACACGAGCGCGCCCGACTGGCTGATCGACCACCCGGCTACCGCGCGCGTGTTCGCCGAGCTGGGCATCGACACGAGCTGCGGCGGCAAGTCGGTCCGCTATCTCTGTGAGCAGAGCGGCCTCGACCCCGCGGCCGTGCTGCGACGCCTCGACGCCGCCGCCGCGCAGGCGGACCAAGGCGGCGCCTGA
- a CDS encoding PEP-CTERM sorting domain-containing protein (PEP-CTERM proteins occur, often in large numbers, in the proteomes of bacteria that also encode an exosortase, a predicted intramembrane cysteine proteinase. The presence of a PEP-CTERM domain at a protein's C-terminus predicts cleavage within the sorting domain, followed by covalent anchoring to some some component of the (usually Gram-negative) cell surface. Many PEP-CTERM proteins exhibit an unusual sequence composition that includes large numbers of potential glycosylation sites. Expression of one such protein has been shown restore the ability of a bacterium to form floc, a type of biofilm.) encodes MTIKNLLVLFAVAVATAVAPMAEAGIWYPTNHGNGADAEVRESNASQNRGDSTEIASRIKNAAPSLAGNDGSDRNSLIYTKFDITGLELPADGKTAFRMTYRNTNLSGNRLFDTVTPNVDNRAAMAVYALKTTAATWAEDTITYANAPGLVFPGDLNIGTRELTDDLVFLGTVTFPQVASLSNGVGGQNRLPVGGVLKFESENLDDFVGQAIIDGATEVTLVTGTFHDGNIGIESWLNFNYLFNPKEQTTLNDDPSWDSDVEDDMNALGSPHSGADNSTGRYSPSLLLRVPEPTSLSLISLVAAGFVARRRRS; translated from the coding sequence ATGACGATCAAGAATCTACTCGTCCTCTTCGCCGTGGCGGTTGCCACGGCTGTGGCGCCGATGGCCGAAGCCGGCATCTGGTACCCGACCAACCACGGCAACGGCGCCGACGCCGAAGTCCGCGAGTCGAATGCGTCTCAGAACCGTGGCGACAGCACCGAGATCGCCTCGCGCATCAAGAACGCCGCCCCCTCGCTGGCTGGCAACGACGGCAGCGACCGCAACAGCCTCATCTACACCAAGTTCGACATCACGGGCCTGGAGTTGCCGGCCGACGGGAAGACCGCTTTCCGCATGACGTACCGCAACACGAACCTGTCGGGCAACCGCTTGTTCGACACCGTGACGCCCAACGTCGACAACCGCGCCGCGATGGCGGTCTACGCCCTTAAGACCACCGCTGCGACCTGGGCGGAAGACACGATCACTTACGCCAACGCCCCTGGCCTCGTCTTCCCGGGCGACTTGAACATCGGCACGCGTGAGCTTACCGACGACTTGGTGTTCCTCGGCACCGTCACCTTCCCGCAGGTCGCCAGCTTGAGCAACGGCGTCGGCGGTCAGAACCGTCTTCCGGTCGGTGGCGTGCTGAAGTTCGAGAGTGAGAACCTGGACGACTTCGTTGGTCAGGCCATCATCGACGGCGCCACGGAAGTGACCCTCGTGACGGGCACCTTCCACGATGGCAACATCGGCATCGAGAGCTGGTTGAACTTCAACTACCTGTTCAACCCCAAAGAGCAGACCACGCTCAACGACGACCCGAGCTGGGACTCGGACGTCGAAGACGACATGAACGCGCTCGGCAGCCCCCACTCGGGCGCCGACAACAGCACCGGCCGCTACTCGCCGTCGCTGCTGCTGCGTGTCCCCGAGCCGACCAGCCTGTCGCTGATCAGCCTGGTGGCCGCGGGCTTCGTCGCCCGTCGTCGTCGCAGCTGA
- a CDS encoding hybrid sensor histidine kinase/response regulator, producing the protein MTDHTNRTPPQDAPRGARGGLSRKLFRSHMSVAAVGFAVLLAALLGVMAIQGVADQLARVQGPTVRETMRLKAGVHRSLAALRGWVVLGDETYRNDRALAWDQDIEPAMRALHQLSTEWPQQENRDRLRLLDDKLKRLKESQWWIEDIAQTPGNQPARVLIELHANPSSEAIFTSISDTINIEKTKPAAGRRDLLGAMADLRGYFTRSWAELASIADQGSSLSETTFRSSLELAKTRSAYLWRERERLGPRQHDLIRLIESDLHAFERAADKAISLRRSDDWNVARQLLGRDAAPLAQEAIALLTAITDSKIALMSASAQSVVTLNRLTTAFGVTLMAGMIAVAWVVARRNASLLAQPIEALSLAARRLAAGELLEDLPVSADDELGDLTGAFNGMRQSLDRRASELAESNHQLRLLEERFRATIESAPIAMVMIDSEGKIVLSNAESGRLFGYPSEEILDRPIETLLPEPIRAEHVKSRQRFMKSPNPRRMGAGRELFALRKDGSQVPVEVGLNPVPTAEGTFVLSAIVDITQRKQDELDLRISREQALEAARSKSEFLANMSHEIRTPMTAILGFTNILSASDDPEQRRDAIQTIHRNGEHLLNIINDILDLSKIEAGKMSVSLSPASPGQLLSDVIELMGVKAEAAGIELSLDLDDALPESVVIDSVRLRQVLINLVGNAIKFTPQGEVKVISCYDAEQDGVEGTLCVDVVDTGIGMTAEQQAMLFRPFNQADNSMRRDFGGTGLGLTISRRFAQMMGGDVTIVSSELDQGSRFRLAVRAERAAAAPPPQPPKPADKPSAGAKLAGMSVLLAEDGPDNQRLIRYLLEKAGAEVRIVENGGAAVEAIRSEGPFECVLMDMQMPVMDGYQATRELRKSDCQTPIIALTAHAMGSDRKKCLDAGCDEYLAKPVDPFALVTTIAEQVAESLVANA; encoded by the coding sequence ATGACGGATCACACCAACCGCACACCCCCGCAAGACGCCCCCCGCGGCGCCCGCGGGGGCCTCAGCCGCAAGCTGTTCCGCTCGCACATGAGCGTGGCGGCGGTCGGCTTCGCCGTGCTGCTCGCCGCCCTGCTGGGCGTGATGGCGATCCAGGGGGTCGCCGACCAATTGGCCCGCGTGCAGGGGCCCACCGTCCGCGAGACGATGCGGCTCAAGGCGGGCGTTCACCGCTCACTGGCGGCGCTGCGCGGCTGGGTCGTGCTCGGCGACGAGACCTACCGCAACGACCGCGCCCTGGCCTGGGACCAAGACATCGAGCCCGCGATGCGGGCCCTCCATCAACTCAGCACGGAATGGCCGCAACAAGAAAACCGCGACCGGCTCCGCCTGCTGGACGACAAGCTCAAGCGGCTCAAAGAGAGCCAATGGTGGATCGAAGACATCGCCCAAACGCCGGGCAACCAACCGGCCCGGGTCCTGATCGAGCTGCACGCCAATCCGAGTTCGGAAGCGATCTTCACCTCGATCTCGGACACGATCAACATCGAGAAGACCAAGCCCGCCGCGGGCCGCCGCGACCTGCTCGGCGCCATGGCCGACCTGCGCGGCTACTTCACACGCAGTTGGGCCGAGCTCGCGTCGATCGCCGACCAAGGCAGTTCGCTGAGCGAGACCACCTTCCGCTCGAGCCTCGAACTCGCCAAGACACGCAGCGCGTACCTGTGGCGCGAGCGCGAGCGGCTCGGCCCGCGGCAGCACGATCTGATCCGACTGATCGAGAGCGATCTGCACGCCTTCGAGCGTGCGGCCGACAAGGCGATCTCGCTGCGGCGATCGGACGACTGGAACGTCGCCCGCCAACTGCTCGGCCGTGACGCGGCGCCGTTGGCCCAAGAGGCCATCGCCCTGCTCACGGCCATCACCGACAGCAAGATCGCTTTGATGTCGGCGAGCGCGCAGTCGGTGGTGACTCTCAACCGCCTGACGACCGCCTTCGGCGTGACCCTGATGGCGGGCATGATCGCCGTCGCCTGGGTCGTGGCGCGCCGTAACGCCAGCCTGTTGGCCCAACCGATCGAGGCCCTCTCGCTCGCCGCCCGGCGGCTCGCCGCGGGCGAACTGCTCGAAGACCTGCCCGTCTCCGCAGACGACGAGCTCGGCGACCTGACCGGGGCCTTCAACGGCATGCGGCAGAGCCTCGACCGCCGCGCCAGCGAACTGGCCGAATCCAACCACCAGCTGCGTCTGCTGGAAGAGCGTTTCCGCGCCACCATCGAGTCGGCCCCGATCGCCATGGTGATGATCGATTCCGAGGGCAAGATCGTGCTCTCGAACGCCGAGTCGGGAAGGCTCTTCGGCTACCCGAGCGAGGAGATCCTCGACCGGCCGATCGAGACGCTCCTCCCCGAACCGATCCGCGCCGAGCACGTCAAGAGTCGCCAGCGGTTCATGAAGTCACCGAACCCGCGGAGAATGGGCGCCGGCCGAGAGCTGTTCGCTCTGCGCAAAGACGGGTCTCAGGTGCCGGTCGAAGTGGGCCTCAACCCCGTTCCTACCGCAGAAGGGACGTTTGTGCTCAGCGCGATTGTGGATATCACGCAGCGCAAGCAGGATGAGCTAGACTTGCGTATATCCCGCGAACAGGCGCTCGAAGCCGCCCGTTCCAAATCGGAGTTCCTGGCCAACATGAGCCACGAGATCCGCACTCCGATGACCGCCATCCTCGGGTTCACCAACATCTTGTCGGCGAGCGACGACCCGGAGCAGCGGCGAGACGCGATCCAGACCATCCACCGCAATGGCGAGCATCTCTTGAACATCATCAACGACATCCTCGACCTCTCGAAGATCGAGGCGGGCAAGATGAGCGTGTCGCTCAGCCCCGCCTCGCCCGGCCAGTTGCTGAGCGACGTGATCGAGCTGATGGGCGTGAAGGCCGAGGCGGCGGGCATCGAGCTCTCGCTCGACCTCGACGATGCCTTGCCCGAGTCGGTTGTCATCGACTCGGTCCGGCTACGCCAGGTGCTGATCAACCTGGTAGGCAACGCCATCAAGTTCACTCCCCAAGGGGAGGTGAAGGTCATTTCCTGCTACGACGCCGAGCAAGACGGCGTCGAAGGGACCCTTTGTGTCGACGTGGTCGACACCGGCATCGGGATGACCGCCGAGCAGCAAGCGATGCTCTTCCGCCCTTTCAACCAAGCCGACAACTCGATGCGCCGCGACTTCGGCGGCACGGGGCTGGGGCTGACGATCAGTAGGCGGTTCGCCCAGATGATGGGTGGCGACGTGACCATCGTCTCCTCGGAGCTCGACCAGGGGAGCCGCTTCCGGCTCGCCGTGCGGGCCGAGCGGGCCGCAGCGGCGCCGCCGCCCCAACCGCCCAAGCCGGCCGACAAGCCCAGCGCCGGCGCCAAGCTGGCCGGGATGAGCGTGCTGCTGGCCGAGGACGGGCCGGACAACCAGAGGCTCATCAGGTACCTGCTCGAGAAGGCGGGCGCCGAGGTGCGGATCGTCGAGAACGGCGGCGCCGCCGTCGAAGCGATCCGCTCGGAGGGGCCCTTCGAGTGCGTGCTGATGGACATGCAAATGCCCGTGATGGATGGCTACCAAGCGACCCGCGAGCTGCGCAAGTCGGACTGCCAAACGCCTATCATCGCGCTCACGGCCCACGCGATGGGCAGCGACCGCAAGAAGTGCCTCGACGCGGGCTGCGACGAATACCTGGCCAAGCCGGTCGATCCCTTCGCACTGGTCACGACCATCGCCGAGCAGGTGGCTGAGTCGCTCGTGGCGAACGCCTAA